The region ATCTAGACCGGTAAAATCGATTGTTTTAAAAGTCGCTGATCGAGGACGACCGATTGCCGGCCCAGTTAAGGCGTCTACTTCTTCAGGTGTGATTCCCAACTCGTCTCCCAGCCTGATTGCTCTCACCCAGCTGTAAATCCCTAGCCGATTGGCAACAAAACCCGGAGTGTCTTTGACAACGAGAACACGCCGCCCTAGATCCCTTGAAAGGAATGTTGAGAAGGCATCCAGGAACTTGTCTCGCTCTCCAACTAAATTTGTCAACTCGCACAGGATGTGCCTTCTCGGGGGATTGAAGAAGTGTGTGGCATAAAACCTGGGAGTCCATTCGTCTAGCCCAGACGGCAAGAGCTGCTTTAACGTAAACGTGGACGTATTTGTGGAAATGTATGCTCTTGGTTTCAAAACGGCTTTAAGATTCAGAAACAGCTCTCGCTTTATTGTGGCGTCTTCGACAACAGCCTCGATTATCCAGTCGCAAGTGGACAGTAGGTCAAAATGCTCATTTAGATTTCCGACCCTGATGTTGTTTATTGCTTCCGGAACAAAAAAGTCTCCACGTGTTAGTGCCTGTTCAATGCCCAACCTGGCGACTCGCGAAGGGTTGTTAGCTTCTCCCTTTATGTCCAGGAGAACCACTTCGAGCCCATATGATGCAGCCAAAGCAGCAATTGCAGATCCCATCGAGCCAGCACCAATCACGCCAACTTTCTCTATTTGTATCATTTTTCTTCCCCTTTCCGTTTCATCCACACTTCTTTCAGCTGGCCTTTAACAACCTTACCAGTAGGTGTTCTTGGCAGCTCCTCTACAAACAATATTTCATCTGGGATCCACCACTTTGGCATTATCCGCTCTAGGTGTACGCGCAACTCACCTTCTTCAAGGGTTACACCCGTATGCGGAATAACAAATGCCACCGGTCGCTCCTGCCATCTTGGGTGGGGGACTGCTACCACGGCAGCGTCACGGACACCAGGGTGAGCCAAAAGCCCTTGTTCAACTTCAACTGAGCTAATCCACTCCCCACCAGACTTGACCAAGTCCTTAGTTCTGTCGACGATCTTCACTTCCCCCTTAGGGCTTATGACTGCAACATCGCCTGTGTGAAACCAACCCTCGTTATCGAATGCCTCCTGGTGTTTTCCGCCGATGTAACCATCAGCTACCCATGGTCCGCGCACCAAGAGCTCCCCGGGTGTTTTTTCATCCCACGGTACATCATTGCTAGGCCCCCCTAAAGATCCTAGTTTAACTTCTAAGAACGGTGCGGGTACTCCTTGCCATAGCAATTTGTCTGGAGACTCCTCTCCACCTTTTGTTTTGGATTGAAGCCCCACTAAAACCTCGCTCATTCCCCAGCCATGGATAATCTGAATACCGAAGGTTCTGAGAGCGCGAATCAAGTTCTCCCTTGGTGGACTACCACCGATAGCAACCCGCAATTTAGGTGCCAGAACGTCTATTCCCGAGCTTTTTGCTTCATCAAGAATATCCTGCCACACTGTAGGTACCCCAGCGGCAAATGTACAAGCCTGACTTTGAATCAAGTCGAGAAGATCTTTGGGCCTTGGGTGAATGCCTGGAAGAACGAGTTTTGAGCCACAAAGAAGTGCCGCATAAGGTAAGCTCCATCCGGCTACGTGAAACATCGGGACTACTTGAAGGATTGTATCCTCGTGAGAAATTCCAAATGTGGTGCTTGACGTTAGTGTGAGTGCAGCCAGCGCAATCTGTCCGTGGCTGAAGAGTATCCCCTTTGGCTTGCCAGTAGTTCCAGAGGTATGTAACAAGAATGCCGGCGAATACAAATCAAGACTGGGCCATTCGACTTCGCTCTCTCTTTCTCTGCCACTACCGACTAGGTCATCGTATAAAACAAACTCGCCTGGGATGCTATTAATCGCGTTGGTACCTCTGGCATTATCTAGGGCGTCAACTAAAAGTATCAAGTCAAAACGAGCTTTTTCGGAGAGGCGTTGGTAGAGTGGAAGAAAATCTTTCTCGATCAACAACACTCGGTCGTTAGTGTTGTTCAGAATATAGGCCATTTCGTCAGGATGAAGGCGGGGATTCAATGTGTGTAACACAGCTCCTATGCTAGGAATAGCATAGTAAGCCACAAGGTGGTGCCAGGTATTCCATAGAAGGGTAGCTACGTGGTCTCCCTGCTTGATTCCTAAACCCTGAAGAGATTTTGCAAACGTTTCGACCTCTATGACGAATTCGTGGTATGATTTGTAGCGTAAATGTCCCGCTCGAGTTTTCACAACAAGCTGGCTCTCCGGGTAAAGGGTCTTCGCACGCCAAAGAATGTGCCGGATATTCAGAGTGGAGGTATTCACCACTCTTCACCCCCTCCTGTTGGTTGGATTGCAGGATTGTTTATGCAGCGGAAGCTATTATAGGTTTCGGGATCTCCGCCAGCGTATATCGCAATCTTGGGGTATGGACAGAGGATTCTGGATCGTGAAGGTGACCAGGTGGGCGGGAGCTCTAGATTAGCAGGTCGTGTGCGTGCAACGAGAAACTCGGGAGCAACCCCGTACTCAACCCAGTTAACTATAGCAGATATGGGTTCGAAAAGGTCTGTGGAAGGACCACCGCTACAATGACCCATGCCAGGTACAGTGAAAAGGCGGGCAAAACTGGTTACCTGTTCAAACCCGCCATATTTCCCAGCCAAGGTGCTATACCAACTAATTGAGTGATTGACACTAAAGATGGGATCGCTAACGCCATGATATAGGAGAAGCTTTGCGCCTCTATTGCGCAGGTGGTCCAAGTTGTGGCGATCTAAGGGATTCATGAAGTCCATGCTTGCTTCGTTGTAAGGTGGGACAGATGCATAAAAGCTGTCAAGAAGTCGATCTACATCTGCGGTGAGGGCAAACTCTGGACCGTTAAATCCAATTGGGCTAGCTGGTGGTGTCTGGAAGACGAAGGCAACCGCACCCGAGTCTAAAACGAGGGGGGCCGTAAATTCCCAGAATGCAAAACCTTGAGAGGTTATGCCCGTGTCGAACGGGAAGGGGGCGTAAAAAGACTCTCCGCTGCCTCTTTTCGCCCCAGAAAAGATCTCTTTCAGAACCTCTTTTTGGTCTTGGGTTAGACAGTTCCCGTCGCGAGAGGTCACGCACGTTGGTATGTCCCTGCTTAAATCAAACAGGACTTGGCATCGGTGCGTGTCGAAAACCAACCCGTCTTTGAGCCCATCCAACATATCACAGCGATCGAGCAATGCTTGAGCAATAGTCGCGCGCTCTTGCCCTGTAAAAGCGGTGCCCAAACCGGTTGGTGTCCTTGGGTCGCCTGTGGCAATAGTAGCGTATTTTTGTGCTCCCCAGATATTTGCCAAGGCTGCTAAGGGCAGATCTAACCCGGGAGCACCGGCTACAAAACCATCGAATAGTTGGGAGTATCGGGAAGCCGCTACTAAAGCATGGCGCCCTCCGTTAGAGCATCCGCCAATATATGATCGATCAGGATATCTCCCATAAGCTACTTTAATGACTTCCCTTGCTAAGAGTACTAGCTTGCCAACAGCTTGGTAGCCATAGTCTAAGCGCGCTTGGGGATCCAGTCCGAAAAAGGGATTCTGGGCCGCATTATGGCCTGCGTCTGAGCTAAGGACAACAAAACCCTGCTCAAGGGCAGATTCACCAGACAAGTTGCCAAGTGCTGGAACTACATTGCCGTCTAGGCCCCCATTGCCCTGGTACCAAAACCGACCATTCCATGCTTTGGGCAACCTCATTTCGAAAGAGATGGCATATGTTTGTTGGTCAACTGGACTGGTCCGTTCGTAGACCTTCGCTCTTAGCAGGCAGTGCTCTGATATGGCACGTCCCTGAAAAGTCACTCCCCCTGTGGGGATTGTGGAAAGAGCCTCGATCGATAAACCCTCTAGGTGAAGTAGCTTTGTGGCAAGGTTATCGCAATTGCCAATTAGATAACCTGGCGTAGCGGGGTGTAGGCGAGGAATACGTTGATCGGGTACATGACTGACGAAACCACATGCCCCAACAAAGAGAAGGATAAAGAGTTGGAGGAATTTGATGTTTCTTTTAACCAGCCCCATTCTAACCCCCTTTGAAAGCTAGCTTAGGGAGTTTTTCCCCACCGATCAAGGCTCTCGTCCACCATAACGGAACAGTCAGAAACTATCGCAAAAGTCCTGTACGCTCGAAGGGTGCGGATGATACGCCCATCCTATCCTGGCGAACGCAGCAACGAGGAGCGGGCCCTCCTTGAGCCCCTGACTACCACCCCCAAGCCCGGGGGCTGCCCGGCTAAGGTGCCCCGCAGGGGGATCGTCAACGGGATCCTGTACGTCCTGGAAAATGGCATAGGGTGGCAGGCCATACCCCGTCATGCCCGAGGCGCAGGTTCCCGACCTGCCCCACCCGTCCACGGTCTACCCCTACTTCCGCAAGCGGCAGAGGGGTCATAAGAACTCCCTTTAAACCCCTTCCTTAGCATCCTCCCGGCCACCAGCGGAAGAGGGTGTAGCTCCGGATAAGGTCGTGCTGGGTCTGGAGGTAAGCGCACTGCGCCTCCACCCGCTTCCAAAGCTCCTCTTCCGTCCCCACCTGCCCGTTGACCACCACCGCATCTACACTGGCCACCACCGCATCTACAAGGGACCACGCCCGCTCCACAGGCTGCAACTCGGGGGAATAGGGCGGTGAGAAAACCAGCCCCACCCCCTCGGGTACCCGCAACCTGGTGGAGGTGTGCCACCCCGCCCGGTCCAGAACCACCAAGACCCACTCCCCCCTTCCCGCCCCTCTGGTCCGTGCGATAGCTTCCAGAACCACCCCTAGGCTCTCCGTGTTCATCAAGGGCAACAGCCAGTGCTTGTTCTCCCCCATGCTGGGCCGCACGAAGGTGTAGACGTAAAGCCACCAGCGGGGCCTTTCCCAGACCAAAGGGGTCCTGCCCCGTAAAGCCCATATCCGACGGCGGATGGGCTTCAAGCCCAAGCGGTGGGCAAGCTACGCTGGCGCGTGACCGTTGAAAGCCCAGAGCTCTACCCGAAGCCCAAGGAAGAAGTAGTGCAGAAGGAACACGACCAGGAAAAGGTTTTTTAAACGCCTCCCCCTCTTCCAGCCCCCGTTCCCGGTGCCTGGGCCGGGGGCGTAAGGGGGCAAATCCCAGCCTCCGCATCCAGCTCCGAGCCCGCCTGGGGTCCACAAGGCGCCCCAGCTTCA is a window of Thermus thermamylovorans DNA encoding:
- a CDS encoding long-chain-fatty-acid--CoA ligase, which produces MVNTSTLNIRHILWRAKTLYPESQLVVKTRAGHLRYKSYHEFVIEVETFAKSLQGLGIKQGDHVATLLWNTWHHLVAYYAIPSIGAVLHTLNPRLHPDEMAYILNNTNDRVLLIEKDFLPLYQRLSEKARFDLILLVDALDNARGTNAINSIPGEFVLYDDLVGSGRERESEVEWPSLDLYSPAFLLHTSGTTGKPKGILFSHGQIALAALTLTSSTTFGISHEDTILQVVPMFHVAGWSLPYAALLCGSKLVLPGIHPRPKDLLDLIQSQACTFAAGVPTVWQDILDEAKSSGIDVLAPKLRVAIGGSPPRENLIRALRTFGIQIIHGWGMSEVLVGLQSKTKGGEESPDKLLWQGVPAPFLEVKLGSLGGPSNDVPWDEKTPGELLVRGPWVADGYIGGKHQEAFDNEGWFHTGDVAVISPKGEVKIVDRTKDLVKSGGEWISSVEVEQGLLAHPGVRDAAVVAVPHPRWQERPVAFVIPHTGVTLEEGELRVHLERIMPKWWIPDEILFVEELPRTPTGKVVKGQLKEVWMKRKGEEK
- a CDS encoding transposase, coding for MGLKPIRRRIWALRGRTPLVWERPRWWLYVYTFVRPSMGENKHWLLPLMNTESLGVVLEAIARTRGAGRGEWVLVVLDRAGWHTSTRLRVPEGVGLVFSPPYSPELQPVERAWSLVDAVVASVDAVVVNGQVGTEEELWKRVEAQCAYLQTQHDLIRSYTLFRWWPGGC
- a CDS encoding tannase/feruloyl esterase family alpha/beta hydrolase, translating into MGLVKRNIKFLQLFILLFVGACGFVSHVPDQRIPRLHPATPGYLIGNCDNLATKLLHLEGLSIEALSTIPTGGVTFQGRAISEHCLLRAKVYERTSPVDQQTYAISFEMRLPKAWNGRFWYQGNGGLDGNVVPALGNLSGESALEQGFVVLSSDAGHNAAQNPFFGLDPQARLDYGYQAVGKLVLLAREVIKVAYGRYPDRSYIGGCSNGGRHALVAASRYSQLFDGFVAGAPGLDLPLAALANIWGAQKYATIATGDPRTPTGLGTAFTGQERATIAQALLDRCDMLDGLKDGLVFDTHRCQVLFDLSRDIPTCVTSRDGNCLTQDQKEVLKEIFSGAKRGSGESFYAPFPFDTGITSQGFAFWEFTAPLVLDSGAVAFVFQTPPASPIGFNGPEFALTADVDRLLDSFYASVPPYNEASMDFMNPLDRHNLDHLRNRGAKLLLYHGVSDPIFSVNHSISWYSTLAGKYGGFEQVTSFARLFTVPGMGHCSGGPSTDLFEPISAIVNWVEYGVAPEFLVARTRPANLELPPTWSPSRSRILCPYPKIAIYAGGDPETYNSFRCINNPAIQPTGGGEEW
- a CDS encoding transposase is translated as MIRPSYPGERSNEERALLEPLTTTPKPGGCPAKVPRRGIVNGILYVLENGIGWQAIPRHARGAGSRPAPPVHGLPLLPQAAEGS